In Actinoplanes sp. NBC_00393, a single genomic region encodes these proteins:
- a CDS encoding NAD(P)-dependent alcohol dehydrogenase → MKALVQTGYGSPGRLEFQEVATPAPGAGEVLVRVQAAGLNAADRLMLRGEPFAIRAGAGGMRRPRRGFVVGRALAGRVEQVGPGVDGLRVGDEVMAESTGAIAEFARVPERLAAPKPAGMAFSEAAALPLAGTTALQEVRDALRVQPGQRVLVTGASGGVGTFAVQIAAALGARVTAVCAGRNAELMSSIGAEQVVDYEKGGGPGTGYDAVLDLAGNYPLPVLRDALVRGGTLALSVGTGGRWLGPARRILAASVIGAVSGRRMRTVVARPSREDLVELATMVEKGQVRPVVDEVFPLAAAVEAMDRIDRGRVAGKIVVAMP, encoded by the coding sequence ATGAAGGCGCTCGTCCAGACCGGGTACGGGTCGCCAGGCCGGCTGGAGTTCCAGGAGGTCGCGACGCCTGCGCCCGGTGCGGGTGAGGTGCTCGTCCGGGTGCAGGCGGCCGGCCTCAACGCTGCGGACCGGCTGATGTTGCGTGGTGAGCCGTTCGCGATCCGGGCCGGAGCGGGCGGGATGCGGCGGCCGCGGCGAGGGTTTGTCGTGGGGCGGGCGCTCGCTGGGCGGGTCGAGCAGGTGGGGCCCGGCGTGGATGGGCTGCGAGTCGGCGACGAGGTGATGGCCGAGAGCACCGGGGCGATTGCTGAGTTCGCCCGCGTTCCCGAGCGCCTGGCGGCGCCGAAGCCGGCCGGGATGGCGTTCAGCGAGGCGGCGGCGCTTCCGCTGGCAGGGACTACGGCACTTCAGGAGGTACGCGACGCGCTCCGCGTGCAGCCGGGTCAACGGGTTCTCGTCACCGGCGCTTCGGGTGGGGTGGGCACGTTTGCCGTACAGATCGCGGCTGCTCTGGGGGCTCGGGTGACGGCGGTCTGCGCCGGGCGCAACGCGGAGCTGATGTCGTCGATCGGGGCGGAGCAGGTGGTCGACTACGAGAAGGGCGGCGGGCCGGGGACGGGGTATGACGCGGTGCTCGACCTGGCCGGCAACTATCCGCTTCCGGTGCTGCGGGACGCGCTGGTCCGGGGTGGGACGCTGGCCCTGTCGGTGGGGACCGGTGGGCGATGGCTGGGTCCGGCGCGGCGCATTCTCGCGGCGAGCGTCATCGGGGCGGTCTCCGGGCGCCGGATGCGGACGGTGGTCGCGCGGCCCAGCCGGGAGGATCTGGTCGAGCTGGCCACGATGGTGGAGAAAGGGCAGGTCAGGCCAGTCGTGGACGAGGTGTTTCCGCTGGCGGCGGCGGTGGAGGCGATGGACCGGATCGACCGCGGCCGGGTGGCTGGGAAGATCGTCGTGGCGATGCCGTGA
- a CDS encoding response regulator transcription factor, with the protein MIRAGLCAIIGSQEDMEVVGEAGDGAAALDLAARLRPDVVLMDVRMPGMDGLTATAQLTAGENPPRVLVLTTFHQDAYVFQALRAGASGFLLKDSDPAELVAAIRVIAAGEAMLSPAVTRHLIDAFATGTVTSARPDDPRLTRLTPRERDVLTHLATGLSNAEIGTALGIAAGTVKAHVNALLPKLGARDRVQATIVAYDLGLARPR; encoded by the coding sequence ATGATCCGGGCCGGCCTCTGCGCCATCATCGGCTCGCAGGAGGACATGGAAGTGGTCGGCGAGGCCGGTGACGGCGCAGCCGCTCTCGACCTGGCCGCCCGGCTCCGGCCGGACGTGGTGCTGATGGACGTACGCATGCCGGGCATGGACGGTCTCACCGCGACCGCCCAGCTGACCGCCGGCGAGAACCCGCCTCGCGTGCTGGTGCTCACCACGTTCCACCAGGACGCCTACGTCTTCCAGGCGCTGCGCGCCGGCGCCTCCGGTTTCCTGCTGAAGGACTCCGACCCGGCCGAACTGGTGGCCGCGATCCGCGTGATCGCCGCCGGCGAGGCGATGCTCAGCCCCGCCGTGACCCGCCACCTGATCGACGCCTTCGCCACCGGAACGGTCACCTCGGCCCGCCCCGACGACCCCCGCCTGACCCGGCTCACCCCACGCGAACGCGACGTGCTCACCCACCTGGCCACCGGCCTGTCCAACGCCGAGATCGGCACGGCTCTGGGCATCGCCGCCGGAACGGTGAAAGCGCACGTCAACGCGCTGCTACCGAAGCTGGGCGCGCGCGACCGGGTACAGGCGACGATCGTCGCTTACGACCTCGGCCTGGCCCGCCCCCGCTGA